The Miscanthus floridulus cultivar M001 chromosome 17, ASM1932011v1, whole genome shotgun sequence genome has a window encoding:
- the LOC136517310 gene encoding GDSL esterase/lipase At1g54790-like, protein MRFTVLLLLVALLCFGGGRAAASTDFNFPAVFNFGDSNSDTGGRVAAGFESIFPPYGSTFFGGPAGRFCDGRLIIDFLMEAMDMPLLNAYLDSLGTPSFRTGVNFAQAGCSITPAKPTSVSPFSFGLQIKQFFAFKDKVTKLLSKGDVYRKYIPQEDYFSEGLYMFDIGQNDLAGEFYSKTEDQVIASIPTILLEFENGLKKLYDQGARKFWIHNTGPLGCLPQNIALFGKDPSQLDELHCVAKHNRAAKLFNLQLHALCTKLRGEFAGTSITYVDIHTIKYSLIANYSRYGFEHDTQACCGYGGPPLNYDGNVPCGQTVSLNGKLVTAKGCSDSTEFVNWDGIHYTEAANFHIASQILTGKYSDPPFLDKMPFVIKPRF, encoded by the exons ATGCGTTTCACGGTGCTGCTCCTCCTCGTGGCCCTGCTCTGCTTCGGCGGCGGCCGTGCGGCGGCGTCCACAGACTTCAACTTCCCGGCGGTGTTCAACTTCGGGGACTCCAACTCCGACACCGGCGGCCGCGTGGCCGCCGGCTTCGAGTCCATCTTCCCGCCCTACGGCTCCACCTTCTtcggcgggccggccggtcgctTCTGCGACGGCCGCCTCATCATCGACTTCCTCA TGGAGGCAATGGATATGCCACTCCTCAATGCGTATTTGGATTCTCTTGGTACACCAAGCTTTCGGACCGGTGTTAATTTTGCTCAAGCTGGATGTTCAATCACACCAGCAAAGCCAACATCAGTCAGCCCATTTTCATTTGGTCTCCAGATTAAGCAATTCTTTGCCTTCAAGGATAAAGTTACTAAGCTCCTGTCTAAAG GAGATGTGTACAGGAAATATATTCCTCAGGAAGATTACTTTTCAGAGGGACTCTACATGTTTGATATTGGGCAAAATGATCTTGCTGGTGAATTCTATTCAAAAACGGAGGACCAAGTCATTGCATCCATTCCAACTATTTTGTTGGAATTTGAAAATGGTCTCAAG AAACTATATGACCAAGGTGCTAGGAAATTCTGGATTCACAACACAGGTCCCCTCGGCTGCTTACCTCAAAACATAGCCTTGTTTGGCAAAGACCCATCCCAATTGGATGAGCTTCACTGTGTAGCAAAGCACAACCGTGCCGCAAAACTTTTCAACTTACAGCTGCATGCACTTTGCACAAAGTTGAGAGGAGAATTCGCTGGAACCAGCATCACTTATGTGGACATCCACACAATCAAATACAGCCTGATCGCCAACTACTCTCGATATG GGTTCGAGCATGACACTCAAGcatgctgtggatatggaggtcCACCCCTGAACTATGATGGTAACGTACCATGTGGACAGACAGTGTCTTTGAATGGTAAGCTGGTAACTGCAAAAGGGTGCAGTGACAGTACTGAATTCGTCAATTGGGATGGGATACACTACACAGAAGCTGCAAACTTCCATATTGCATCGCAGATCCTGACCGGGAAATACTCTGATCCTCCGTTTCTGGataagatgccatttgtcataaAACCTAGATTCTGA
- the LOC136515703 gene encoding uncharacterized protein — protein sequence MAAAGLAVGAPLPSSLFHSTPLCYAVLLLATTPGEEEEEKEVVEDRRRLLLLMLEAEALEQSWGVKGVRGEAILMIKMEKERHREREREITDLATVQSSSCFSPQPVSSVRGGRGPGAGRRERASSASGKPRVRHGAPGAWSSACGGGTPGAGCGRGTGGVAGGENLKRAGGGWRGPGAGHRGPGAGCGTPGAGCGWA from the exons ATGGCCGCGGCGGGGCTGGCGGTTGGGGCTCCCCTGCCCAGCTCCCTGTTCCACTCCACTCCGCTCTGCTATGCTGTGTTGCTGCTTGCTACAACTccaggtgaggaggaggaggagaaggaggtggTGGAAGACAGGAGGAGGTTGCTATTGCTAATGCTTGAAGCTGAAGCTTTGGAGCAGAGCTGGGGTGTCAAGGGGGTCCGGGGAGAGGCCATTTTAATGATTAAAATGG AAAAGGAGAGGCACAGGGAGAGAGAGCGGGAGATCACTGACTTGGCCACTGTGCAATCCTCCAGCTGCTTCTCGCCGCAGCCTGTGTCGTCGGTGCGCGGGGgcagggggccgggcgcggggcgccggGAGCGTGCGTCGTCGGCAAGCGGGAAGCCGAGGGTCAGGCACGGGGCGCCGGGAGCCTGGTCGTCGGCatgcgggggcgggacgccgggggccgggtgcgggcgcgggaccggcggcgtGGCCGGCGGCGAAAATCTTAAGCGCGCGGGGGGCGGGTGGCGGGGACCGGGTGCGGGACATCGGGGGCcaggggccgggtgcgggacacCAGGGGCTGGGTGTGGGTGGGCATAG
- the LOC136517165 gene encoding UPF0603 protein OsI_019212, chloroplastic-like: METLLSPSTLFTPSLRGSRRPSLTASVSSRSTVVSCALRRPQAGAVVAASSHGDGVVVGRSWMSFLHHGLAVAALSLAISLAPAPAPAVASEFDVLNDGPPVDSYVVDDAGVLSRVTKSDVKRLARDLEARKNIRLNFITVRKLTSKADAFEYADQVLEKWYPTIEEGSNKGIVVLVTSQKEGAVTGGPAFIQAVGDQILDATVSENLPVLATDEKYNEAIFSTAKRLAAAIDGLPDTGGPSFKENKRDSNFKTKEETEEKRGQFTLVVGGLLVIAFVVPMAQYYAYVSKK, from the exons ATGGAGACCCTCCTCTCCCCCTCCACATTGTTCACGCCATCACTCCGTGGCTCCAGGAGACCGTCTCTGACCGCTAGCGTCTCGTCCAGGTCCACCGTCGTCTCCTGCGCGCTCAGGAGGCCACAGGCCGGCGCCGTCGTCGCTGCCTCCTCCCATGGAGACGGCGTCGTCGTCGGCAGGAGCTGGATGTCGTTCCTGCACCACGGCCTGGCGGTGGCCGCGCTGTCGCTGGCCATCAGCCTGGCCCCGGCGCCCGCGCCGGCGGTGGCGTCGGAGTTCGACGTGCTGAACGACGGCCCCCCCGTGGACTCGTACGTGGTGGACGACGCCGGCGTGCTGAGCCGCGTCACCAAGTCCGACGTCAAGCGGCTGGCCCGCGACCTCGAGGCCCGCAAGAACATCCGCCTCAACTTCATCACCGTCCGCAAGCTCACG AGCAAAGCTGACGCGTTCGAGTACGCGGACCAAGTCCTGGAGAAGTGGTACCCCACGATTGAGGAGGGCAGCAACAAGGGCATCGTCGTGCTCGTCACCAGCCAGAAGGAGGGCGCCGTCACCGGGGGCCCCGCCTTCATCCAGGCCGTCGGCGACCAGATTCTCGACGCCACCGTGTCTGAGAACCTCCCAG TGCTCGCGACCGACGAGAAGTACAACGAAGCGATCTTCAGCACGGCGAAGCGGCTAGCGGCGGCGATCGACGGGCTACCGGACACCGGGGGCCCGTCGTTCAAGGAGAATAAGCGTGACTCCAACTTCAAGACCAAGGAGGAGACGGAGGAGAAGCGCGGGCAGTTCACGCTGGTCGTCGGCGGCCTGCTCGTCATCGCCTTCGTCGTGCCCATGGCGCAGTACTACGCCTACGTGTCCAAGAAGTGA
- the LOC136515702 gene encoding uncharacterized protein, with translation MDNSDEESQNSSENSFNEMVTAAIGAGFAFVHMLHVPPQGNHVIQVPELTGRQWVDKLLLDAGRCYDNRRMRPENLVRLHSILCDSYGLTGSRELESIEALAMFLWVCGTNQCQRQMHERFGRGLGTCSKIFAHVLYAMTRFANDVIRPKDTSYSVVPPALVEYTPFFDGCIGAMDGTHIEVIVDKGVRDNHINRKGKPTQNMVAVHDFDMRFTYVGAGTEGSAHDMRVKRKAEVDASFPHPPSGRYYLVDSGYALRPGYLTPYPNKRYWVKEFQTRGPADA, from the exons ATGGACAACAGCGACGAGGAAAGCCAGAATTCAAGTGAAAACAGCTTCAACGAGATGGTGACCGCAGCTATTGGTGCTGGTTTTGCATTTGTGCACATGCTGCATGTACCACCACAAGGTAACCATGTTATCCAAGTGCCTGAGCTTACTGGAAGACAGTGGGTAGACAAGTTGTTGTTAGATGCTGGCAGATGCTATGATAACCGTCGAATGCGGCCTGAAAATTTGGTTAGGTTGCATAGCATACTGTGTGATAGCTATGGGCTAACAGGCAGTAGGGAGCTTGAGTCAATAGAAGCTTTAGCCATGTTCTTATGGGTATGTGGTACAAATCAATGTCAGAGACAAATGCATGAGAGATTTGGGAGGGGGTTGGGGACATGTAGCAAGATATTTGCCCATGTTCTGTATGCCATGACTAGGTTTGCAAATGACGTGATTAGGCCTAAGGACACTAGTTATTCAGTAGTGCCGCCTGCATTGGTGGAGTACACACCGTTTTTTGATGGCTGCATAGGCGCCATGGATGGCACGCACATAGAAGTCATAGTTGATAAAGGAGTCCGTGATAACCACATTAATAGGAAAGGAAAGCCAACCCAAAATATGGTTGCGGTCCATGACTTCGACATGAGATTTACGTATGTGGGAGCGGGGACAGAGGGTTCTGCTCATGATATGAGGGTGAAAAGAAAGGCAGAAGTCGATGCATCTTTCCCACATCCACCGTCAG GCCGGTATTACTTGGTGGACTCCGGTTACGCACTTCGCCCTGGGTATCTGACGCCGTATCCAAATAAGAGGTACTGGGTGAAGGAGTTCCAGACCAGGGGGCCTGCAGATGCGTAG
- the LOC136516278 gene encoding 1-(5-phosphoribosyl)-5-[(5-phosphoribosylamino)methylideneamino] imidazole-4-carboxamide isomerase, chloroplastic-like translates to MASKCAARVPSPRWSPRRGWVSSWVSVRPAKCGASGGRAVVCAAVSFRPCIDIHKGKVKQIVGSTLRDSSNDGMELVTNFESDKSPAEFAKFYKEDELHGGHVIMLGADPASQAAALEALHAYPGALQVGGGINLENAMSYLNEGASHVIVTSYVFSDGKMNIERLRKLVKLVGKQRLVLDLSCRKKDGRYTIVTDRWQKFSDVFVDEPTLEYLAAFADEFLVHGVDVEGKRLGIDEELVELLGHHSPIPVTYAGGVSTMDDLERIKKAGKSRVDVTVGSALDLFGGDLPYKDVVLWHKKQSMVSQV, encoded by the exons ATGGCGTCGAAATGCGCGGCGAGGGTACCGTCTCCACGGTGGTCGCCGCGGCGCGGCTGGGTGAGCTCGTGGGTTTCGGTCCGCCCGGCGAAATGCGGCGCATCGG GAGGACGTGCCGTTGTGTGCGCCGCCGTTAGCTTCAGACCATGCATCGACATTCACAAG GGAAAAGTTAAACAGATTGTTGGCTCTACGCTTCGGGATTCATCAAATGATGGCATGGAACTTGTGACAAACTTTGAATCAGACAAATCTCCTGCAGAATTTGCAAAATTTTATAAAGAAGATGAACTTCATGGAGGACATGTTATAATGCTTGGCGCAGATCCTGCAAGCCAGGCTGCTGCACTGGAGGCACTACATGCATATCCTG GTGCTTTGCAAGTTGGAGGTGGAATAAATTTGGAGAATGCAATGTCTTACCTTAATGAAGGGGCCAGTCATGTGATAGTGACCTCT TATGTGTTTAGCGATGGCAAGATGAACATTGAAAGGCTAAGAAAACTTGTCAAGCTGGTTGGGAAACAGAGGCTTGTGCTGGACCTTAGCTGTCGAAAAAAG GATGGCAGATATACCATTGTAACTGACAGGTGGCAAAAGTTCAGTGATGTGTTTGTGGATGAACCAACATTAGAATATCTTGCTGCCTTTGCAGATGAGTTTTTGGTTCATGGTGTTGATGTGGAGGGCAAAAG GTTAGGAATTGATGAGGAACTTGTGGAACTATTGGGGCATCATTCACCA ATCCCAGTAACTTATGCTGGGGGTGTGTCAACAATGGATGACCTAGAGAGGATAAAGAAAGCAGGCAAAAGTCGAGTAGATGTAACTGTTGGGAGTGCTCTAGATTTATTTGGGGGAGATTTGCCTTACAAAGATGTTGTCCTCTGGCACAAGAAGCAAAGTATGGTTAGTCAAGTGTGA
- the LOC136518637 gene encoding uncharacterized protein: MFLAQLLGSQRNTEQSQKNMEDFLRTIANNVQRGNNQGGGMGVNQYSSFKDFMDTRPPVFKEATEPLDAEEWINTMEDKFRVLRMTEVLKTEYAALQLQGPAGMWWKHHRTTFPPNAQISWREFAEAFRGVYIPPGLTEMKLGEFLALNQGTKTVTQYLHAFNNLCRYAPDMVDTDAKRIASFKRGLNPKMMKHVGTNNRVRFNDFISDCLKQEKNNNASTVAKTRKRAFEGGPSQARAPMGGRPPYRPSTPGARFRPPQPRSQNFRGPQKPYKMAVQPNKAAATAVQGSSKGAVGSAGTVRGPCYNCDQPGHFSKFCPYPPKKKQQTYNARVHSTTVDEIPEGEPVTAGSQTENPVVIPEEPEEQFEVQQQEVPEADEEDVEELPECPDHRPSSFERGKPRSIFLPVCNDLIKCFTLIDALRSGVVCNRCCIIPCLPLLHYILVTLVSTVK; the protein is encoded by the exons atgtttctcgcacagctgctcgggagtcagcgcaacacggaacaatcccagaagaacatggaagattttctgcgtaccatagccaacaacgtgcaacgtggtaacaatcaaggcggtggcatgggagtaaaccaatatagcagtttcaaggatttcatggacaccaggccacccgtattcaaggaagcaacagagccactcgacgctgaggaatggatcaacacgatggaagataaattccgtgtgttgaggatgactgaggtgctgaaaacggagtatgctgcacttcaattgcagggaccagcgggaatgtggtggaagcaccatcgcaccacctttcctccaaatgctcagatttcttggagagagtttgctgaggccttccgtggagtctatattccacccgggctgacagagatgaagttgggagagtttctggcattgaaccagggcaccaagaccgtgacacaatacctgcatgccttcaacaacttatgtcgctatgctcccgacatggttgacacagatgctaagaggaTAGCCagctttaagaggggtctcaatccaaaaatgatgaagcatgttggtaccaacaaccgcgtcagattcaatgacttcatcagcgactgtctgaagcaggaaaagaataacaacgccagcaccgtagccaagacacgcaagagagcctttgaaggtgggccgtctcaagctagagcacctatgggaggtcgtcccccatatcgcccatcgacacctggcgctagattcaggccacctcagccaagaagccagaatttccgtggacctcaaaagccatacaagatggcagtacagcccaacaaagcagccgcaactgcggtgcaaggcagttccaagggagctgtgggatctgccgggacagtaagaggaccctgctataactgtgatcaacccggtcatttctcgaagttttgtccgtacccgcccaagaagaagcagcaaacttataatgctagagtgcacagtacaacagtggatgaaatcccagagggagagcccgtcactgctg gatcgcaaaccgagaacccagtcgtcatacccgaggagccagaggaacagttcgaggtgcagcagcaggaagtgccagaagccgacgaggaggacgttgaggaacttccggagtgccccgatcaccgtccgagctccttcgagagaggcaagccccggagcatttttctcccggtttgcaatgatttaattaaatgctttactttaattgatgcattacgttcaggagttgtttgcaaccgttgctgcattataccttgcttacctttgttacactatatccttgttaccctggtatccacagtcaagtaa